One region of Glutamicibacter sp. B1 genomic DNA includes:
- a CDS encoding S9 family peptidase yields the protein MEHSKHSFHKLDSYISMPRLGGLALSPDGTRLVTTLSTLSEDETSYDSALWSIDPKGQTPARRLTFGEQGESQPQFTASGDLLFVAKRSSKDDAKPEGWLLPAQGGEARPIISHPAGVQSLRVCEQSPHTIVLRTSGHSRAKDLEAEEKLRTARKDKKVSAILHTGYPVRFWDHDLGPSTPHFYVGSIPETHDATRTELTDLTVGIGANLEESAFDVAPNGDFLITEWQVLEGRASMAPGLMRIDLHTGAQDLLLAPDDTYEYTLGKISPDSKELVYARWHRSTAETAPVFELWLMHLADGSTHQIAAGWDRWVNDIQWVPNGRSLLLTADDNGHSPIFHLSLYNDKITRLTGEGSFTDVTISSDSRTAYALRSSYLYPAEPVAVNLTHVHELEAGDYSELTELLSPTERPELPGTLTEVSTTAEDGSTVRAWLALPESASDQNKAPLLLWIHGGPLGSWNAWSWRWSPWLLVAQGYAVLLPDPALSTGYGQDFIQRGWGRWGQEPFTDLMSITDATEARDDIDETRTAAMGGSFGGYMANWVAGHTDRFKAIVTHASLWALEGFGKTTDAAFYWTREMSPEMREANSPHHSIGNIVTPMLVIHGDKDYRVPIGEGLRLWYELLADSGLPQKEDGSTEHQFLYFPDENHWILSPQHAKIWYQVVTEFLSQKVLGNAPEELPELLG from the coding sequence GTGGAACACTCTAAGCATTCATTTCATAAATTAGATTCGTACATCTCGATGCCACGGCTCGGTGGTCTAGCGCTATCCCCCGATGGAACGCGCCTGGTCACCACCTTGAGCACCCTCTCAGAAGATGAAACTAGCTACGACAGTGCGCTGTGGTCCATCGATCCCAAGGGCCAGACCCCAGCACGCAGGCTCACCTTCGGAGAACAGGGAGAATCCCAACCCCAGTTCACTGCCAGCGGCGACCTGCTGTTCGTCGCCAAACGCTCAAGCAAAGACGACGCGAAGCCCGAAGGTTGGTTACTTCCCGCTCAAGGAGGTGAAGCGCGCCCGATCATCTCCCATCCGGCAGGTGTGCAATCCCTCCGCGTCTGCGAGCAGTCCCCGCACACCATTGTCTTGCGCACCAGCGGACACAGTCGCGCCAAGGATCTTGAAGCCGAAGAAAAACTGCGCACCGCGCGTAAGGACAAGAAGGTCTCGGCAATTCTCCACACCGGATACCCCGTGCGTTTCTGGGACCACGACCTTGGCCCTTCCACCCCGCATTTCTACGTCGGTTCAATCCCCGAAACCCACGACGCTACCCGCACCGAACTTACGGACCTGACCGTAGGCATTGGCGCCAATCTGGAAGAATCCGCCTTTGATGTCGCACCCAACGGCGACTTTCTGATCACCGAATGGCAGGTTCTTGAAGGCCGCGCTTCCATGGCCCCGGGCCTAATGCGCATCGACCTACACACCGGTGCCCAAGATCTGCTGTTAGCCCCGGATGACACCTACGAATACACGCTGGGCAAGATCAGCCCAGACTCCAAAGAACTTGTTTATGCTCGCTGGCACCGTTCAACCGCGGAAACAGCGCCGGTCTTTGAACTATGGTTGATGCATCTAGCCGATGGCTCCACCCACCAGATCGCTGCCGGATGGGACCGGTGGGTCAACGATATTCAATGGGTTCCCAACGGCCGTTCACTGTTGCTCACCGCGGATGACAACGGACATTCTCCGATCTTCCACCTAAGCCTCTACAACGACAAGATCACCCGCCTTACTGGCGAAGGCAGCTTCACCGATGTCACCATCAGTAGTGATTCACGCACCGCCTACGCACTGCGCTCAAGCTACCTGTACCCAGCTGAACCGGTGGCGGTCAACCTGACTCATGTGCACGAACTCGAAGCTGGAGACTACAGCGAGCTGACCGAACTGCTCTCCCCGACAGAGCGCCCAGAGCTGCCCGGAACCCTCACCGAAGTGAGCACCACTGCAGAAGATGGTTCCACAGTCCGGGCTTGGCTAGCCTTACCAGAATCGGCATCGGACCAGAACAAGGCACCATTGTTGCTGTGGATCCACGGCGGACCGCTAGGATCCTGGAACGCTTGGAGCTGGCGTTGGAGCCCATGGCTATTAGTTGCCCAAGGCTATGCGGTCCTCTTACCTGACCCCGCCCTCTCAACCGGCTACGGTCAGGACTTCATCCAGCGTGGCTGGGGACGCTGGGGCCAAGAACCGTTTACTGATCTCATGTCCATCACCGATGCGACCGAAGCCCGTGATGACATCGATGAAACCCGCACTGCAGCGATGGGTGGATCCTTCGGTGGGTACATGGCCAACTGGGTGGCGGGACATACCGACCGCTTCAAGGCTATTGTCACCCACGCCAGTTTGTGGGCTTTAGAAGGCTTTGGCAAAACCACGGATGCAGCCTTCTACTGGACTCGCGAAATGAGCCCCGAAATGCGTGAGGCAAATTCGCCACATCATTCGATAGGCAATATCGTCACTCCGATGCTGGTCATCCACGGGGATAAAGACTACCGTGTGCCTATCGGAGAAGGACTGCGCCTGTGGTACGAACTGCTCGCCGATTCCGGTTTGCCGCAGAAGGAAGACGGCAGCACCGAACACCAGTTCTTGTACTTCCCGGATGAGAACCACTGGATTCTCAGCCCGCAGCACGCGAAGATCTGGTACCAAGTGGTCACCGAGTTCCTCTCCCAGAAGGTCCTCGGCAACGCTCCAGAAGAGTTGCCGGAGCTTCTGGGCTAA
- a CDS encoding sigma factor-like helix-turn-helix DNA-binding protein — translation MDEPETGSALEQWLEAKPRLTMLAYNMLGVWAQAEDVVAAVGEQVVKLEPHQVANVQNWPGYLTTLTTRRSIDVLRSAQHQRTEYVGSWLPEPVDQRTLPEDSAVNDAMLRLGVLLLLEELSAPARAAYVLHHALGYSATEIAPVLETSPAAVRQLLSRAAKKLRQAQNPQHDVSSVSSILTQIVQAIHRADLDAVVSLLAQDSVLYSDGGGKVRAALNPVYGAQRIARFMIGVERKNPDRQVFIGQVNGEPALLFARDGRDDVLVIDMSGGAIQRILQVSNPDKLGKIGSEWTLLPIESC, via the coding sequence GTGGACGAACCAGAAACGGGCAGTGCGTTGGAGCAGTGGCTTGAGGCCAAGCCCCGGCTGACGATGCTGGCCTACAACATGCTTGGCGTGTGGGCTCAAGCCGAAGACGTGGTTGCCGCAGTAGGCGAGCAAGTCGTCAAACTTGAGCCCCATCAGGTTGCCAACGTGCAGAATTGGCCTGGGTATCTGACCACGCTAACGACGCGTCGCTCTATTGATGTACTGCGCTCAGCACAGCATCAACGCACCGAATATGTTGGTTCCTGGTTGCCTGAACCGGTGGATCAACGGACACTGCCCGAAGATTCGGCGGTTAATGATGCGATGCTGCGACTCGGAGTCCTACTACTACTCGAAGAGCTTTCGGCCCCGGCACGTGCCGCGTATGTACTGCATCATGCGTTAGGTTATTCAGCCACCGAAATCGCGCCAGTACTTGAAACCTCACCTGCTGCGGTACGGCAACTACTGAGTCGTGCGGCTAAAAAGCTACGCCAGGCCCAGAATCCACAGCATGATGTATCGAGTGTTTCGTCGATTCTGACGCAGATTGTTCAGGCCATACATCGTGCTGACCTGGACGCAGTCGTCAGCTTGCTGGCCCAAGATTCGGTGCTGTACTCCGACGGTGGAGGTAAGGTTCGTGCCGCACTTAATCCGGTTTATGGCGCACAACGTATTGCTCGATTCATGATTGGCGTGGAGCGTAAGAACCCGGACCGGCAGGTATTTATCGGCCAGGTTAACGGCGAACCGGCTTTGCTTTTTGCTAGGGACGGCCGAGACGACGTGCTCGTCATTGACATGTCTGGCGGGGCAATCCAACGGATATTGCAGGTCTCGAACCCTGATAAATTAGGCAAAATTGGCAGTGAATGGACGCTACTACCGATCGAGAGTTGCTGA
- a CDS encoding carboxymuconolactone decarboxylase family protein, with the protein MRMNLSKTHKKGYAAVLGLEAYASSSVPKELYELVKLRASILNGCSFCTDMHSHDAMKMGIPAAKLFAVAAYNDSPLFSDAERAALRLTDEVTRLDAARGVSDEVFNDAAEEFSEEEVGNLILAIATINVWNRIAITTQLEPPVRG; encoded by the coding sequence ATGCGCATGAACTTGAGCAAGACCCACAAGAAGGGCTACGCAGCAGTCTTAGGACTGGAAGCCTACGCCAGTTCTTCGGTGCCTAAAGAACTCTACGAGCTGGTCAAACTACGTGCTTCGATCCTCAATGGATGCTCTTTCTGTACCGACATGCATTCGCATGACGCGATGAAAATGGGCATCCCAGCCGCCAAGCTCTTCGCAGTGGCTGCCTACAACGATTCTCCACTGTTCAGCGATGCGGAACGTGCTGCCCTGCGGCTGACCGATGAAGTGACGCGACTGGATGCCGCGCGCGGGGTTAGCGATGAGGTATTCAACGACGCGGCCGAAGAATTCAGCGAAGAAGAAGTCGGAAACCTGATCTTGGCCATTGCCACCATCAACGTCTGGAACCGCATTGCCATCACCACTCAGCTTGAACCACCAGTACGCGGGTAA
- a CDS encoding dihydrolipoamide acetyltransferase family protein — protein MTVFNLPDVGEGLTEADIASWKVQVGDTVEVNQIFVEIETAKSLVELPCPFAGVVTELHAAEGDTVLVDHPLISIDQEGNAEPPTGVPEPVEALNTAAPQASEEPGPLVGSGPTADSSVRRARTSRPAPSAAGARTAAVRTSGAALADSITRRAQSLGTVVREEVDRRKPAVANFVDRVLAKPPVRRLAKELGIDINDVVGTGTQGEITRDDVNSYQAQREAEHAAAPTYWAHGQLSDARVERTPVRGVRKATAKAMVDSAFTAPHVSIFVDVDASRTMEYVQRLKKSRDFEGIKVSPLLVLARAVIWAAARNPSVNASWVETENGAEIHQKRFMNLGIAAATPRGLLVPNIKDAQNLNMKELAIALNDLATTARAGKTRPEDMRDGSLSITNIGALGIDTGTPIINPGEVAIVAFGTIRQKPWVVDGEVVPRWITTLGGSFDHRVVDGDLSARFMADVASILQEPAMLLD, from the coding sequence ATGACTGTTTTTAACCTCCCCGATGTGGGCGAAGGCCTGACCGAAGCGGATATTGCCTCGTGGAAAGTCCAGGTGGGTGATACCGTCGAGGTCAACCAGATCTTCGTCGAGATTGAAACCGCAAAGTCGCTGGTTGAGCTGCCTTGCCCATTCGCCGGCGTCGTCACCGAACTTCATGCTGCCGAAGGTGACACCGTCCTGGTGGATCACCCGCTGATTAGCATCGACCAAGAAGGTAACGCCGAGCCTCCCACCGGTGTGCCTGAACCGGTAGAAGCATTGAATACCGCAGCGCCACAGGCCTCGGAAGAGCCTGGCCCACTGGTTGGTTCCGGCCCCACCGCGGATTCGTCGGTGCGTCGGGCGCGCACCAGCCGCCCGGCTCCGTCAGCGGCCGGCGCCCGTACCGCAGCGGTACGAACTTCCGGTGCTGCCTTGGCCGACAGCATTACCCGCCGTGCCCAGTCTTTGGGGACCGTGGTTCGCGAAGAAGTTGACCGTCGTAAGCCTGCGGTGGCGAACTTTGTGGACCGGGTACTAGCCAAGCCACCAGTACGCCGTCTAGCCAAGGAACTGGGCATCGACATTAATGATGTTGTCGGTACCGGAACTCAAGGCGAGATCACTCGCGACGACGTGAACAGCTACCAGGCTCAGCGCGAAGCCGAACATGCTGCAGCACCAACGTACTGGGCTCACGGACAGCTGTCCGATGCCCGAGTGGAGCGCACCCCGGTGCGTGGTGTCCGCAAGGCGACCGCTAAGGCGATGGTTGACTCGGCATTCACCGCACCGCACGTGTCCATCTTTGTTGATGTGGATGCTAGCCGCACCATGGAGTACGTACAGCGTCTGAAAAAGTCCCGCGACTTCGAAGGCATCAAGGTCTCTCCACTGCTGGTGTTGGCTCGTGCCGTCATTTGGGCTGCCGCCCGCAACCCATCGGTGAACGCGAGCTGGGTAGAAACCGAGAACGGTGCGGAAATCCATCAGAAGCGCTTCATGAATCTGGGCATCGCCGCGGCCACGCCTCGTGGCCTGTTGGTTCCAAACATCAAGGACGCCCAGAACCTAAACATGAAGGAACTGGCCATTGCACTGAATGATTTGGCTACCACCGCTCGTGCAGGCAAGACTCGTCCCGAAGATATGCGTGATGGCTCGTTGAGCATTACAAATATCGGTGCACTGGGGATCGACACCGGTACCCCAATCATCAACCCGGGCGAGGTCGCCATCGTCGCTTTCGGCACGATTCGCCAGAAACCGTGGGTCGTTGATGGCGAAGTGGTTCCACGCTGGATCACCACCCTGGGCGGTTCCTTCGACCACCGTGTGGTGGATGGGGACCTTTCCGCCCGCTTCATGGCCGATGTGGCATCGATCTTGCAAGAACCAGCCATGTTGCTTGACTAG
- a CDS encoding alpha-ketoacid dehydrogenase subunit beta: MTTTMTLAKALNTGLDKILESNDKSLLMGEDIGRLGGVYRITDGLIDKYGSHRVIDSPLGEAGIVGTAVGMALRGFSPLVEIQFDGFVFPAFSQITTQLAKMHARSEGRLTAPVVIRIPYGGGIGSIEHHSESPEALFAHTAGLRIITPSNAHDAYWMIQQAATCQDPVIFFEPKRRYWLKGEVDTENPALDAFKAQVVRPGTDATIVAYGPLVPIALAAADAALEDGRSIEVIDLRSISPIDFDTITESVLKTGRLIVTHEAPTFGGIGGEIAARITERAFLSLEAPVLRVGGFHMPYPVSKVESQYLPDIDKLLEALDRSFAY, from the coding sequence ATGACCACCACAATGACCCTGGCCAAGGCCCTCAACACCGGCCTGGACAAGATCCTGGAATCCAACGACAAGTCGCTGCTCATGGGTGAAGACATCGGACGTCTCGGTGGCGTCTACCGCATCACCGATGGACTGATCGACAAGTACGGCTCCCACCGAGTCATCGATTCACCCTTGGGCGAAGCCGGCATCGTTGGTACCGCAGTGGGCATGGCGCTGCGCGGATTCAGCCCACTGGTAGAGATCCAGTTTGATGGCTTCGTTTTCCCAGCCTTCAGCCAGATCACCACCCAGCTGGCCAAAATGCATGCCCGCTCGGAAGGACGCTTGACCGCACCGGTAGTCATCCGTATTCCATATGGTGGCGGCATCGGTTCCATTGAGCACCACTCGGAATCGCCCGAAGCACTCTTCGCCCACACCGCAGGCCTGCGCATCATCACTCCGTCCAATGCACACGACGCCTACTGGATGATCCAACAGGCAGCTACCTGCCAGGACCCAGTGATCTTCTTTGAACCCAAGCGCCGCTACTGGCTCAAGGGCGAAGTTGATACCGAGAACCCAGCCTTGGACGCGTTCAAGGCACAGGTAGTTCGACCGGGTACCGATGCGACCATCGTGGCCTACGGTCCGCTGGTTCCCATCGCCCTGGCTGCGGCAGATGCCGCGTTGGAAGATGGACGAAGCATCGAAGTGATCGACTTGCGTTCAATCTCCCCGATCGACTTCGACACCATCACCGAGTCGGTGCTGAAGACCGGCCGACTGATCGTTACCCATGAGGCCCCAACCTTTGGTGGCATCGGCGGAGAAATCGCGGCCCGAATCACCGAGCGAGCTTTCCTTTCCTTGGAAGCTCCGGTACTTCGTGTGGGTGGATTCCACATGCCATACCCGGTATCCAAGGTGGAGTCCCAGTACCTGCCTGATATCGACAAGTTGCTCGAAGCCCTCGACCGGTCATTCGCTTACTAA
- the pdhA gene encoding pyruvate dehydrogenase (acetyl-transferring) E1 component subunit alpha, with the protein MTRAATQATESDLIQILTPDGQRHSHETYDAYLGDVDDQMLRGFYRDMALTRRFDQEATALQRQGQLCLWVPLRGQEAAQIGSGRATRPNDYIFPTYREHGVALTRDVSFSEMLRLFRGISGGGWDPRENNFHMYTMVLAAQMPHAAGYAMALNMEQHGWDQERRAAEGNAVVAYFGDGSSTEGETHESMVFASSFEAPVVYFCQNNQWAISVPFEVQSKVPLVKRAAGYGMPGIRVDGNDVLAVLAVTRWALEHARSGKGPVLIEAVTYRLGAHTTADDPTKYRMSEEEKQWALKDPLIRLETYLRDNNLVDDAFFEQLAEDADAMAAKVREDAMAFPVPPLAKSFEQVYAEAHPLIKEELAWHLEYEAGFADAAEGEQ; encoded by the coding sequence ATGACGCGTGCTGCGACTCAGGCGACGGAGTCTGATCTAATTCAGATCTTGACTCCGGACGGCCAGCGTCACTCCCACGAAACGTATGATGCGTATCTGGGTGACGTTGATGATCAAATGCTCCGCGGTTTCTACCGTGACATGGCATTGACCCGCCGATTCGACCAAGAAGCCACAGCACTGCAACGTCAGGGTCAGCTGTGTCTCTGGGTTCCCTTGCGTGGCCAAGAGGCAGCACAGATCGGATCGGGGCGAGCAACCCGCCCGAATGACTACATCTTCCCGACCTATCGTGAGCATGGTGTGGCGCTGACTCGCGATGTCTCTTTCTCTGAGATGCTTCGTCTCTTCCGCGGTATCTCCGGTGGAGGTTGGGATCCACGGGAGAATAACTTCCACATGTACACCATGGTGTTGGCCGCCCAGATGCCACATGCTGCCGGCTATGCCATGGCGCTGAACATGGAACAGCACGGCTGGGACCAAGAACGTCGCGCTGCCGAGGGCAATGCGGTCGTGGCCTATTTCGGCGACGGTTCATCCACCGAAGGCGAAACCCACGAGTCGATGGTCTTCGCCAGCTCCTTTGAAGCGCCCGTAGTGTACTTCTGCCAGAACAACCAGTGGGCCATCTCGGTACCATTCGAGGTCCAGTCCAAGGTGCCACTAGTAAAGCGTGCAGCCGGCTACGGCATGCCGGGCATTCGCGTTGATGGCAATGATGTTTTAGCCGTTCTGGCTGTGACACGTTGGGCGCTGGAACACGCGCGCAGTGGCAAGGGGCCGGTCCTGATCGAAGCGGTGACATACCGCTTGGGTGCGCACACTACCGCGGATGATCCCACCAAGTACCGCATGAGCGAAGAAGAGAAGCAATGGGCGCTGAAGGACCCGTTGATCCGTCTCGAAACCTACCTGCGCGATAACAACCTTGTTGACGACGCATTCTTTGAACAGCTCGCAGAAGATGCCGACGCGATGGCAGCCAAAGTCCGTGAGGACGCCATGGCATTCCCGGTACCACCTCTAGCCAAGTCCTTTGAACAGGTGTACGCAGAAGCGCACCCGCTGATCAAGGAAGAGCTGGCATGGCATTTGGAATATGAAGCAGGATTCGCGGATGCGGCCGAGGGAGAGCAGTAA